The genomic DNA CGTCATTCTATAATTACAGAACAGGCAAATAATAATGATCAGGCAGGGCAACCTATGATATAAATTATAGCACCCAGTCAACCAGTCATTTCTTAAACAGCAAGTTTggatgtgttttggtgtgtgccTCATATCCTCTCTTCCCACATAGTAAATTCAGATGTCTTAGAAAATGGATGTTTTCCAAGACAAAGCCACCCCTGTATTAGGCATGCACCAGGTTCTTCCTGGACACCTGTTTGAGACACCTGTTAGCGCATGATATATGAAGTAAACATCAAATGAGCTTCCCATTAGGCCTCCTGGCGAGCGCCCCACTCCGCACCACCTGTAACCTTCACATGTAAAAAcatgcagatgtttttttttagcggAAACACGGGGCTTGTGCCATTTATTCTCTTTTTACACTACACACCCGTCCAGCTGTCTTTTTcaccatttatatattatagaCTATCCAGCATATATACCAGCAAGCCACCAAACACAAGGTATAAACCACAAGTTCCTTAAAGCTAAAGCACACGGTGATGTTAATGAGCGATGCTGTGGCGTGACGTCTCAGCGCTGTGTTTACTCTATGAACTGAGCACCAAAACAAGCTGTGCAGGCTAATGGGAAGGAGCCCAGTAATCAGTTTGCACTTCAATACCAGTGTTTTCTCCATAgcaggaggaaagaagaggcaGAATGGTATTCAATTAAAAGAAATGGATGGAAAAATCACACCAAGCTCCAGGCCATAACATTCACAACAAATCACATGTGCAATTGGTGTACAACTTTGCTATTAATAAATTAATGGGCTTGAAAATTGGAATTGCTATTGATATGTGCAACCCTAATACACTGCATTTTATTCCACACATCAGTGGTTGAGTAGTTAAGTGAATGCGTGTTCAAACTACTTAACATAACCACAGACTTGACCAAAAAGTTAAATCCTATAGTAAGTGATCTTCATGATCAACAAAGAAGCACCAACATATTCAACTCCACAGTAGCAACACATTTCAGCAAGTGAGACTGTACAAAGAAACTTGACCCCAGAAGTTATGCCTATTGCATATGTGAGAACGATATCTAAACAGTATTCTGACAATAGACACTACCTTTTGTGCATTAACACCAACGTAGGTACACAACAAATACTGGATTCAGCAAAGAATTCAAATATTTAACTGAGCAAACTACCTATGCGTTGATGACTCAGGACGTGGCTTTGTGTAATATCTCTGAGGGAATAGAGCAACTCTAGGCCAGTTTCCATACAGTAGGGCTGAAATCTAGACTTTCCACCGAGGGGGGTTAGGGGAACTGGCAGCAGCAATCCTAGCCATCGCTCTGAGCATCTCATGGTGGTCGGggcttgtgggatattgattcGCCCCCGTCCAGAGACGGTTTCCataattggttaaaatgaccaagtGCAGAGAGGGATGGCTCTCTGCTGAAAACCATTTCCCAGCTCAGCTTGGAGTGGAGCCAAGCCTGGGGTTGTTCGGATGCGTTCCAGCCCCAGCCTGACTGGCAGCAATTAGGGGTGTCTGAGCCAAGCTCAGCTTGCGCTCCGCACAAACACCCCTAATTACTGCCAATTAGGCTAGGCGGGTAGGCAGATTTGAGAAGCCGGGGGGGTGTTCAGGCATGGGTGGGCATGGAAACAATTTTCAAGGGCTTAGAACGTGACTGGAAGAAAAGGTTAATGCTTTAGAGTGCAGGGGGATAAtaacaaaagggaaaaaaaggggggaagtgCAGCCCCTGCCTCACCTCCAGCGACGATCCCGGCTTCTTCTTCAGCTCCTCACATTTCCTAAATTTGCAGATCTGGTGGCCCGTTTTGCGGTTCCGACAACTGCTGCACACCCCGCAGTTGATTAGCCTCCTGCAGGGCGCGCAGACCCCACaccttttcctcttcttcttggcTGGGTTTCCGCTGGATGCCGAGGAATTATTCTGTGGGCAGTCTGCCAGATTGGCAATTTGAAACGCACTGTCTGTAACGGCTGCTGAGGCTGCGGGGGAGTGAAGGGCTGTCATGACGATGACCCCGGGAGGTAATGAGATGCCCCCTAAAGCCGGAATAGCGGAAAAAGTTCCAACGCGTTCCGGGAGATTCATTATCTCTGCTTCAGCAGCGCCGCATTTCAGCTTGTTCATGCATTCTCCTGCTAAAGGTCTGCAGTGTTCGGGGGATAAGGTAGAGAGGaaattattatttgccatttgCAGCGTCTCTGGCGACACGCCAGGCTTCCCCGGCCTCTGGGACTCATTTCTGTGCATGCTGGTCCTATTAGGGTTTATTGCCGCTGATTTCCTTCCCCAGAGCATGGCGTTATCACAGTTCCAAGGGGACACGCCGATTCTGGCACTGGGAAAAATTGGCGTGGTGATGCGGGCGATTTTTGCAGTCTGTGGAAATGCCCCATTGGTTTTGTAAAAGTTTGCAAAAGACCTGTACCTTTCCATTTCTGCATTGTAATCCAACAGCTGGCTTAATCCACCATCCTGAAGATTATCCTTTTGCAAGAGAGACACGTCAGCATTCTGTCCATTCTCAATGCAAAGTGGATTGTTTATATTTGACATGGCTGATGGTGGTTTTCAAGGGGCTTGGAAGTAAAGTCTAGGGTTGAGTTGGCCTTCGTCTAGCTGAAGCTGGTTATGAACAATACGTTACCATCCTGGTTTATCCTCTCCGGCactaaaacaagaaaacaacaatTACAGGTGCAACCGACAAACACCCCTCATCACCCCCAACCCGCCATTTCTCCAAGCTATGGAAGAGATAGGAGCCCTGCATAGGAAGAGTtagctggcatttcatttatttttcctGACTGCTTTTTTAATGAAATGTATCTCCCATTCTAGAGGCTGATGCTTATCTGGTGACTATAATATGATAGCTGTGACACATGAACGTGACGCTGTAATAGGAAACAAAAATTAGTACGCTTGAACAGACACTTGAAGTGCCAAGCCAGGCATTCAAGAACGTAGAATGACAGAGTTTGAAACTGAATCAGCATTACTTGCCACAATCAAGGATAGTACGGTAGAGTTAAGTATACCTGCACACTTGGCATGCATGAGTAGTAACTAGTAGTTAATGTGAACAGAAAGAACGTTAAAAAATAAACTTAATAGGCCTTAAATAAATCCAAGTAAATAAGACCAGCAGCATCCAGCTCTGGAAACTTGCGGCAGACGCAccaaaacaaagacatgcaaTGTGACTctggtacagtagatgccccttAATATTCCCCAACAGCCCTGCTATTCCAAAACCTacaggcgatgtgccttccatGTGCATGCACCTCATTCAGGCTTTTTAGAGACCACCTGGCATTCATTCAATGCCATCTCTATCACATTTCCTCAATGGCAGGGAGATAGCCACTGGTGAATTTCAACCTCTTCAAGCCCCAGACCCGACAACTGTAGTGTCAGCTGCCTAAGGGGGAGTCCATTTCCCCTCCTCCAGCCTGTCTGGATCTTGTTTCCACAGATAAAGCCCATTAGCCGCCTCTCTCCCTGCTAGCATTACCTTTTTCTGGGGCTCTTATTCTTTTTAATTGCCAAAACCGATCCATTTTCAGAACACTACAGCATTTCAAATCACTTCCATGCAAGAGCCCAACAGCTGGCTCAGAGATGAATTATGAATATGCGTACATGGAACCAGTGAGACCAGGCTACTGGGTGGCCTTAGGAAGCCCTGTGAATAATTCAACACATGCAAAATATTAATATTACTTTTAGAGAAAATATATCCCACATAAATTGGTCTCCACAAAATACTCACACACCATTTGACTGTTGAAGTATTGATGCTATTCTTTCATATCATCCATCAATAAACACTAGTCCGAAACTGGAAGTAAAATGTCCATTCAGTCTTATAAGCCATAAAaactatacatatatacatttataaataGAGTAAACGAAATAGAGCTTATTTTCTAAACAAACCCATGCTATTCCTACATGTCTACACAAGCATGTGCTCAGCATCCACCGAGAATATACAATACTAGTAAACAAAACCTACGTGGGCTTAATGATCGGCCCTCCTCCGGGTCATTATTACTTAATCAATTCACCCCATGAGCAAAATACGCAGCCGCGGGCAATCAAGTCACGGCTATCGATTTTCAGGCTGTAAACAAAGTTTAGAGGAACCGAAATGTTCGATACttaggggagacagagggagggcgAAAGTACTGCGCGTCCCGATGACGAGCCCTTATGCTGCTGCACCACCGTGCCATTAATTACGCCGCGTCTGGTCTGTCGGAGACATTCAGATCAAAGGTCATGTACAGAAAATCCGAGGAGGGGTCTGAACGGTGCGAATAAACCGATAAAATTAATCCGCCTGAGCCCAGATCACTTTGACGCCAGCATAACCCAcgtaaaagaaaaaaggaaaaaggtaAAGCGGGTAGTCAGAAAGCATGCAAATCTGACGCTTGACAGGGGAAAATGGAAGAGCATCACCTACCAGATTCCTGGTGAGAACAGATTCCAGACGCTAGCAGTCTGCCGATTTAAAGCAGTACATTACTGCTTAGCGTAATGAAGAAAAATAAGATACAAGATATAggagcactctctctcacacacacagagacatacacaacGCTCAAAACAAAAGAACCATTTTAACGACTTCTGTGTCGGAAaacaaaagtacaaaaaacAGCGGTAGTTTAAAAACAGCTTTCTTGAGCGCCACGGCGCCGTGGGGAAAAATATCGAAGGGTTAGGTGTTTCCTCTTGGTCCGGGGTGTATTGTGTGGCTGCCTAGTGTTTGCTCGGTCCGTGTCTCCTGTCGCTGTGTGTGGCTGATTGGTGCTGAGGTGAGGAAGCTGGGATGTGGACACCTACTGATCATTGGCTGGAAATTACTATAGAAACATGAGGAGCACTCGGGAGGGGGATGGCTCAGGGCTTTCTGCTGGGAAATAGCTATGGGAAGCTGCGTCTTAACCTTTTTCGCCGTGCTTTACACTTGGTATTATTTTTGTTCGTGCACATGACGGACCGTTTCGAAAGACTCGTCATATTTAGGGATGCGTCTACTAATAGGGATTTCGCGGTTCGCGAGGGGGAAAACTTGTCAAATTAATTAGAGTAGAGGCGTTGAGTGATTAAGATAAAATGCTCCAACAGGGGATTTTTTTCTCGCGGCAGAACGACAGCCATAATTACAGGGACCTGCGTGCACGACCGCGGGGATTCATCATTATTATAAATCCTCCCCGATAGCCACAGACGTCAGCGCACTGGAGGCGAGATCACACTAGCTTGCCTTGTATTTATCATGTCAACGCGTGGCACACAAATAGATTCATGCACTGAATTTTGAAATTTGTCCATGAAGTTTTGTGTGAAGGTGTATTTTTGTAGCACAGGTTTGGGAATTGATCGATTATAGCCGAGTTTTCATTCACGTTTTTTGTCGgttgttgtttttatgtatGATTGTTTACATATAGGCTGTAGACAATGTGGATGTGCTGGAAGTCCAAATGTTCATGGATCTGTCTAGAATCTGCTAGATGCACAGCACAGTATCAGTCTCTCTCAACAATGATTGGCATTTTAAATGTGGCAGCTCTAGCACTGATATTAGCCCAACTATGACTGTGGTGTAAGTCCATTGAGTTGGTTATTATTGCCAAGACAGGGAAACACAGTCCATACAGTAGAGTGGAGTAGGGGAAATATAACTATTAAGAGGTAATAGATACAtttaaggggggaaaaaactgaCTGGAATCCTGTCATCAATGAAGTCTTGGTTCAGTCAATGAAAAGGCATTTAGTAAGACTACCATTACTTTGGAAACTAGTgctgattttcttttcacagcagTCATCAGTGcagccacattaacagaaagctGACTTTATGCATCCTAGGCCTACAGTGTATGGGGCCCATGACTGTATAAtttcattgtatgtgtgtgtggagaggcagGTTGGTATCAAATTTGAATATTATATACAGAAGACTGTTTTCATACCTTTGATTGCATtaggcgggtgtgtgtgtgtgggacgggGGGGGATGAGGGGTCGGGGACGACTTTTGGCAATGTTACCAAAGTTGTGCTGTGAACGCTTTTCTTGATATTTATCAGAATGGTTGTAGTAACCAGACCTTAATTCACTCTGTGCCATGATGCTCC from Sardina pilchardus chromosome 2, fSarPil1.1, whole genome shotgun sequence includes the following:
- the cxxc4 gene encoding CXXC-type zinc finger protein 4, with protein sequence MSNINNPLCIENGQNADVSLLQKDNLQDGGLSQLLDYNAEMERYRSFANFYKTNGAFPQTAKIARITTPIFPSARIGVSPWNCDNAMLWGRKSAAINPNRTSMHRNESQRPGKPGVSPETLQMANNNFLSTLSPEHCRPLAGECMNKLKCGAAEAEIMNLPERVGTFSAIPALGGISLPPGVIVMTALHSPAASAAVTDSAFQIANLADCPQNNSSASSGNPAKKKRKRCGVCAPCRRLINCGVCSSCRNRKTGHQICKFRKCEELKKKPGSSLERTPVNNGEAFRWFF